From a single Streptomyces misionensis genomic region:
- the glnII gene encoding glutamine synthetase gives MTFKAEYIWIDGTAPTAKLRSKTKIITGAPAGLDALPLWGFDGSSTNQAEGHASDRVLKPVFSCPDPIRGGDDILVLCEVLNTDMTPHASNTRAELAEVAERFAAQEPIFGIEQEYTFFAGTRPLGFPEGGFPAPQGGYYCGVGADEIFGRDVVEAHLDNCLKAGLGISGINAEVMPGQWEFQVGPLAPLEVSDQLWVARWLLYRTAEDFKVSATLDPKPVKGDWNGAGAHTNFSTKAMREGYDAIITACESLGEGSKPLDHVKNYGAGIDERLTGLHETAPWDKYTYGVSDRGASVRIPWQVEQEGKGYIEDRRPNANVDPYVVTRLLVDTCCSALEKAGQV, from the coding sequence GTGACCTTCAAGGCCGAGTACATCTGGATCGACGGCACCGCGCCGACGGCCAAGCTCCGTTCCAAGACGAAGATCATCACGGGTGCCCCGGCCGGTCTCGACGCGCTGCCGCTGTGGGGCTTCGACGGGTCGTCCACCAACCAGGCCGAGGGCCACGCCTCGGACCGCGTGCTCAAGCCGGTCTTCAGCTGCCCGGACCCGATCCGCGGCGGCGACGACATCCTGGTGCTGTGCGAGGTCCTGAACACGGACATGACCCCGCACGCCTCCAACACCCGCGCCGAACTGGCCGAGGTCGCCGAGCGGTTCGCCGCGCAGGAGCCGATCTTCGGCATCGAGCAGGAGTACACCTTCTTCGCCGGCACCCGCCCGCTGGGCTTCCCCGAGGGCGGCTTCCCGGCCCCGCAGGGCGGCTACTACTGCGGTGTCGGCGCCGACGAGATCTTCGGCCGGGACGTCGTCGAGGCGCACCTCGACAACTGCCTGAAGGCCGGTCTCGGCATCTCCGGCATCAACGCCGAGGTCATGCCGGGCCAGTGGGAGTTCCAGGTCGGCCCGCTCGCCCCGCTGGAGGTCTCCGACCAGCTGTGGGTGGCCCGCTGGCTGCTCTACCGCACCGCCGAGGACTTCAAGGTCTCCGCCACCCTCGACCCCAAGCCGGTCAAGGGCGACTGGAACGGCGCGGGCGCGCACACCAACTTCTCCACCAAGGCGATGCGCGAGGGCTACGACGCGATCATCACCGCCTGCGAGTCGCTGGGCGAGGGTTCCAAGCCGCTGGACCACGTCAAGAACTACGGCGCCGGCATCGACGAGCGCCTGACCGGTCTGCACGAGACCGCCCCCTGGGACAAGTACACCTACGGCGTCTCCGACCGCGGCGCCTCGGTCCGCATCCCGTGGCAGGTCGAGCAGGAGGGCAAGGGCTACATCGAGGACCGCCGCCCGAACGCCAACGTCGACCCCTACGTGGTGACCCGCCTGCTGGTGGACACCTGCTGCTCGGCGCTGGAGAAGGCCGGCCAGGTCTGA
- a CDS encoding winged helix-turn-helix domain-containing protein, with protein sequence MATTRSVTPASPPAAPARHRLRAVDRDEVVDVADFLPPGATWLPAPQHTLPVLPGRPPMVGYLVLVPADQRPPFAPVAVPDRADRTEQAPDRAPEPLVRIDPVRRTAAVDGRELDLTYLEFELLAHLVAHPHRVHTRDQLVTTVWGYGHVGDGRTVDVHIARLRRKLGAEHRRTIQTVRRVGYKYIPPTAG encoded by the coding sequence ATGGCGACCACCCGTTCCGTCACCCCCGCCTCCCCGCCCGCCGCTCCCGCCCGGCACCGGCTGCGCGCCGTCGACCGGGACGAGGTCGTGGACGTCGCGGACTTCCTGCCGCCGGGCGCCACCTGGCTGCCGGCCCCCCAGCACACCCTGCCCGTCCTGCCCGGCCGGCCGCCGATGGTCGGCTACCTGGTGCTGGTCCCGGCGGACCAGCGGCCGCCGTTCGCGCCGGTCGCGGTGCCCGACCGGGCGGACCGTACCGAACAGGCCCCGGACCGGGCCCCCGAGCCGCTGGTGCGGATCGACCCGGTGCGCCGCACCGCCGCCGTCGACGGCCGTGAACTCGACCTGACCTACCTGGAGTTCGAACTGCTCGCGCACCTGGTGGCGCACCCGCACCGGGTGCACACCCGCGACCAGCTGGTCACCACGGTGTGGGGGTACGGCCATGTCGGCGACGGCCGCACCGTGGACGTGCACATCGCCCGGCTGCGCCGCAAGCTGGGCGCCGAGCACCGCCGGACGATCCAGACCGTGCGCCGGGTCGGCTACAAGTACATTCCGCCGACCGCCGGTTGA
- a CDS encoding NAD-dependent epimerase/dehydratase family protein → MRLLVLGGTEFVGRAVVEAALGRGWEVTVFHRGRHEAPPGARVSTGDRTAEGGLAALAEGDWDAVVDTWSAAPRAVLEAARLLRGRAGRYAYVSSRSVYAWPRPPGAGEDAPVVEGAADAGATEYAQDKRGGELAVLETFGAERSLLVRAGLILGPYENVGRLPWWLDQVARGGPVLAPGPRDLPIQYVDARDLAEWLLGALEQELSGPYDLVSPPGHTTMGALLDACVAATGADAELCWAEPERILEAGIEPWTELPVWVPPGGETYDAVHRADVGRALATGLVCRPVSETVSDTWRWLTAIGGVAPRRPDRTTPRLAPEVAAKVLAGLRGGVPGTTPREGASGQ, encoded by the coding sequence ATGAGACTTCTCGTGCTGGGCGGAACGGAGTTCGTGGGGCGGGCCGTGGTGGAGGCGGCGCTCGGGCGCGGCTGGGAGGTGACCGTGTTCCACCGCGGACGTCACGAAGCGCCCCCCGGCGCACGGGTGTCGACCGGTGACCGCACCGCCGAGGGCGGCCTGGCCGCGCTCGCCGAGGGCGACTGGGACGCGGTGGTGGACACCTGGTCGGCGGCGCCCCGCGCGGTCCTGGAGGCGGCGCGGCTGCTGCGGGGCCGCGCCGGGCGGTACGCATACGTCTCCAGCCGGTCGGTGTACGCCTGGCCCCGCCCGCCCGGGGCCGGCGAGGACGCCCCGGTGGTCGAGGGCGCGGCGGACGCCGGGGCGACGGAGTACGCCCAGGACAAGCGGGGCGGCGAACTGGCCGTCCTGGAGACCTTCGGCGCCGAGCGCTCGCTGCTGGTGCGGGCCGGGCTGATCCTCGGCCCGTACGAGAACGTCGGCCGGCTGCCCTGGTGGCTGGACCAGGTCGCCCGCGGCGGTCCGGTCCTGGCGCCGGGCCCGCGCGACCTGCCGATCCAGTACGTCGACGCCCGCGACCTCGCCGAGTGGCTGCTCGGCGCCCTGGAGCAGGAGTTGAGCGGACCGTACGACCTGGTGAGCCCGCCCGGGCACACCACCATGGGCGCACTGCTCGACGCGTGCGTCGCGGCGACCGGCGCGGACGCGGAGCTGTGCTGGGCCGAGCCGGAGCGCATCCTGGAGGCCGGGATCGAGCCGTGGACCGAGCTGCCGGTGTGGGTGCCGCCGGGCGGCGAGACGTACGACGCCGTCCACCGGGCCGACGTCGGGCGGGCGCTGGCGACCGGACTGGTGTGCCGGCCGGTGTCGGAGACCGTCTCGGACACCTGGCGGTGGCTGACCGCGATCGGCGGTGTGGCGCCCCGAAGGCCCGACCGCACGACCCCGCGGCTCGCCCCCGAGGTGGCGGCGAAGGTGCTGGCCGGCCTGCGCGGGGGTGTACCTGGCACCACCCCCCGAGAGGGGGCCTCGGGCCAGTGA
- a CDS encoding sensor histidine kinase, whose product MNSEDKSGHARRVLLAAVRGLVLSLIVLPFGVAFLVLIPLSLALIPLGIGLVTTPAVLTGLRALADARRRLAAEWCGVRIRAAYRPVPRGANPWTRTFTMLGDPQTWRDVRWLPVDTTAGFVTALLPALLLLYPVEGLLLPAGLWRAYAHGGTYWYAFVPVTGEAGALAAGVLALILLAVSWRVTPLLLTAHFRLTRAMLDNGNGELAERVRVLTETRRDAVDTSAAELRRIERDLHDGAQARLVAMGMDLGTIEMLLDKDPAQARTLLAQARRNSADALEELRGLVRGIHPPVLAERGLGDAVRALALRLPLPAEVTVEQTGRADAPVESAAYFAVSEVLTNAVKHSGADRIWVDLHHGEGRLRITVTDNGRGGAAIGAGTGLAGVERRLGTFDGVLAVSSPPGGPTMVTMEIPCVLS is encoded by the coding sequence ATGAACAGCGAAGACAAGAGCGGCCACGCCCGGCGGGTACTGCTGGCCGCCGTCCGGGGGCTGGTGCTGTCCCTCATCGTGCTGCCCTTCGGCGTGGCCTTCCTGGTACTGATCCCGCTGTCCCTCGCGCTGATACCGCTCGGCATCGGGCTGGTGACGACTCCGGCCGTGCTCACCGGGCTCAGGGCGCTGGCGGACGCGCGCCGCAGGCTCGCGGCCGAGTGGTGCGGGGTGCGCATCCGGGCGGCCTACCGGCCCGTCCCGCGCGGCGCCAATCCGTGGACCCGCACCTTCACGATGCTGGGCGACCCCCAGACCTGGCGGGACGTGCGCTGGCTGCCGGTGGACACCACGGCCGGCTTCGTCACCGCGCTGCTCCCGGCCCTGCTGCTGCTCTACCCCGTCGAGGGGCTGCTGCTGCCGGCCGGCCTGTGGCGGGCGTACGCACACGGCGGCACCTACTGGTACGCGTTCGTCCCGGTCACCGGGGAGGCCGGCGCCCTCGCCGCGGGCGTGCTCGCCCTCATTCTGCTCGCCGTCTCCTGGCGCGTCACCCCGCTCCTGCTGACCGCGCACTTCCGGCTCACCCGGGCGATGCTGGACAACGGGAACGGCGAACTCGCGGAACGGGTGCGGGTGCTGACCGAGACCCGGCGGGACGCGGTGGACACCTCCGCCGCCGAGCTGCGCCGCATCGAACGGGACCTGCACGACGGGGCGCAGGCCCGGCTGGTCGCCATGGGCATGGACCTCGGCACCATCGAGATGCTGCTCGACAAGGACCCGGCGCAGGCCCGGACGCTGCTCGCGCAGGCCCGCCGCAACTCGGCCGACGCCCTGGAGGAGCTGCGCGGCCTGGTGCGCGGCATCCATCCGCCGGTCCTCGCCGAACGCGGACTCGGGGACGCGGTGCGGGCGTTGGCGCTGCGGCTGCCGCTGCCCGCCGAGGTCACGGTGGAGCAGACGGGCCGCGCCGACGCGCCCGTGGAGTCGGCCGCCTACTTCGCGGTCAGCGAGGTGCTCACCAACGCGGTCAAGCACTCCGGCGCCGACCGGATCTGGGTGGACCTGCACCACGGCGAGGGCCGGCTGCGGATCACGGTCACCGACAACGGCAGGGGCGGCGCGGCGATCGGCGCGGGCACCGGGCTCGCCGGGGTGGAGCGGCGGCTCGGTACATTCGACGGCGTCCTGGCCGTCAGCAGTCCCCCGGGCGGCCCCACCATGGTGACCATGGAGATCCCGTGCGTGTTGTCCTAG
- a CDS encoding LuxR C-terminal-related transcriptional regulator, with the protein MRVVLAEDLFLLRDGLVRLLEAYGFEIAAAVESGPELSRALAELRPDVAVVDVRLPPTHTDEGLQCALAARRARPGLPVLVLSQHVEQLYARELLADGDGAIGYLLKDRVFDADQFVDAVRRVAAGGTAMDPQVIQQLLARGGPAGDRPLDRLTPREREVLELMAQGRSNAGIAAQLVVTERAVAKHTSNIFGKLGLEVSDDDNRRVLAVLAYLDGGHR; encoded by the coding sequence GTGCGTGTTGTCCTAGCCGAAGACCTCTTCCTGCTGCGCGACGGACTGGTCCGGCTGCTCGAGGCGTACGGCTTCGAGATCGCGGCGGCAGTCGAGTCCGGCCCCGAACTGTCCCGCGCGCTCGCCGAGTTGCGGCCGGACGTGGCGGTGGTCGACGTACGGCTGCCGCCCACCCACACCGACGAGGGCCTGCAGTGCGCGCTGGCCGCCCGGCGGGCGCGGCCGGGGCTGCCGGTGCTGGTCCTCTCCCAGCACGTGGAGCAGCTGTACGCGCGCGAGCTGCTCGCCGACGGGGACGGGGCGATCGGCTATCTGCTCAAGGACCGGGTCTTCGACGCGGACCAGTTCGTGGACGCCGTACGGCGGGTGGCGGCAGGGGGTACGGCGATGGATCCGCAGGTCATCCAGCAGCTGCTGGCCCGGGGCGGCCCGGCCGGCGACCGGCCGCTCGACCGGCTCACCCCACGCGAGCGGGAGGTGCTGGAGCTGATGGCGCAGGGCCGGTCGAACGCGGGCATCGCCGCCCAGCTGGTGGTCACCGAGCGGGCGGTGGCCAAGCACACCTCCAACATCTTCGGCAAGCTGGGCCTGGAGGTGTCGGACGACGACAACCGGCGTGTCCTCGCGGTGCTGGCGTATCTCGACGGCGGCCACCGCTGA
- a CDS encoding tetratricopeptide repeat protein: MNEDWEDRAAAAWAAFARDEYPQERAAEFRALIDGLVAELPDDSPLGPFERACALDSTGHSDRAVPLYREALARGLDGYRGRRARIQLASSLRNTGQAEEGVKLLTPELDAPSDELDDAVRACLALCLSSLGRDREGLSLVLGALAAHLPRYQRSMANYARALVDPEA, translated from the coding sequence GTGAATGAGGACTGGGAAGACCGTGCGGCCGCCGCCTGGGCCGCCTTCGCGCGTGACGAGTACCCGCAGGAGCGGGCGGCGGAGTTCCGCGCGCTGATCGACGGACTCGTGGCCGAACTGCCCGACGACAGCCCGCTGGGACCCTTCGAACGGGCCTGCGCCTTGGACTCGACCGGGCACTCCGACCGCGCCGTGCCGCTGTACCGGGAGGCACTGGCGCGCGGCCTGGACGGCTACCGGGGGCGGCGGGCCAGGATCCAGCTGGCCAGCTCGCTGCGCAACACCGGGCAGGCGGAGGAGGGCGTCAAGCTGCTCACCCCCGAACTGGACGCGCCGAGCGACGAGTTGGACGACGCCGTGCGGGCCTGTCTGGCGCTGTGCCTGTCCAGCCTCGGCCGGGACCGCGAGGGGCTGTCGCTCGTGCTCGGCGCGCTGGCTGCCCATCTGCCGCGCTACCAGCGGTCGATGGCCAACTACGCCCGCGCCCTGGTCGATCCGGAGGCATGA
- a CDS encoding metal-dependent hydrolase: MSNTQARPVESERVPLKARNVSFSWEDTPLHWVPGDPFATHTINVLHLLLPAGERWFVHVYKQALPLIEDERLRADVIGFIGQEAVHSQSHDEVLPHLREQGLDPTPYTAQVDWFFEKLLGDRTLPPGRARRWWLLERVALIAAIEHYTAFLGDWVLGAAELDRRGADPTMLDLLRWHGAEEVEHRSVAFDLFQHLDGSYRRRARTWAAAFTALVFLWQRGVRFFMENDPTLTAPRYSVKDFHDRGRQGVLPATGAMLRSIPRYLARGYHPSHEFSTAQAVAYLEASPAALAAQRAEPSAREAA; encoded by the coding sequence ATGTCTAATACGCAGGCCCGGCCGGTGGAGTCCGAGCGCGTGCCGCTCAAGGCCCGCAACGTGTCCTTCTCGTGGGAGGACACGCCGCTGCACTGGGTGCCCGGCGATCCCTTCGCCACACACACCATCAACGTGCTGCACCTGCTGCTGCCCGCCGGGGAGCGCTGGTTCGTGCACGTGTACAAGCAGGCGCTGCCGCTGATCGAGGACGAGCGGCTGCGCGCGGACGTCATCGGGTTCATCGGCCAGGAGGCCGTGCACTCCCAGTCCCACGACGAGGTGCTGCCGCACCTGCGCGAGCAGGGCCTGGACCCGACGCCGTACACCGCGCAGGTCGACTGGTTCTTCGAGAAGCTGCTCGGCGACCGCACCCTGCCGCCGGGCCGGGCGCGCCGCTGGTGGCTGCTGGAGCGGGTGGCGCTCATCGCGGCCATCGAGCACTACACCGCCTTCCTCGGCGACTGGGTGCTGGGCGCGGCCGAGCTGGACCGGCGCGGCGCCGACCCCACCATGCTGGACCTGCTGCGCTGGCACGGCGCGGAGGAGGTCGAGCACCGCTCGGTCGCCTTCGACCTCTTCCAGCACCTCGACGGGAGCTACCGGCGCCGGGCCCGCACCTGGGCGGCCGCCTTCACCGCCCTGGTCTTCCTCTGGCAGCGCGGGGTGCGCTTCTTCATGGAGAACGACCCGACGCTGACCGCCCCCAGGTACTCCGTGAAGGACTTCCACGACCGCGGCCGGCAGGGCGTGCTGCCAGCCACCGGCGCCATGCTGAGGTCCATCCCGCGCTATCTCGCCCGCGGTTACCACCCGTCCCACGAGTTCTCCACCGCCCAGGCCGTGGCCTATCTGGAGGCCTCCCCCGCCGCGCTCGCCGCACAGCGGGCCGAGCCGTCCGCGCGGGAGGCCGCGTGA
- a CDS encoding PDR/VanB family oxidoreductase → MPRLPAVALVAGAALLTRRALARRVRVSPLWPLPALDPPLSGRPRPRALRLLLTAHETIADGVVRLCLEGDDLPRWTPGAHLDLVLPSGLVRQYSLCGDPGDTSSYTVATRLVEDGRGGSREVHEQLAEGMELEVRGPRNRFPLAEAESYVFVAGGIGITPVLPMLRALPEHAGWRLLYCGRTRASMPFLEELGELAGDRLTVVAEDEEGRPDLDALFEGVAAGTAVYCCGPEGLMDAVAERVPEGAALHLERFAPRAPADGDAAFEVELRRTGRTVAVPVGTTVLDAVRRELPDLAYSCEQGFCGTCQQRVLEGEVEHRDELLSDAERADSMLICVSRARGERLVLDL, encoded by the coding sequence ATGCCGAGGCTGCCTGCCGTCGCCCTGGTCGCGGGCGCCGCCCTGCTCACCCGCCGTGCCCTCGCCCGCCGGGTCCGGGTCTCGCCGCTGTGGCCGCTGCCCGCGCTGGACCCGCCGCTGTCCGGCCGGCCGCGCCCCCGGGCCCTGCGGCTGCTGCTCACCGCGCACGAGACGATCGCCGACGGCGTCGTCCGACTGTGTCTGGAGGGGGACGACTTGCCCCGCTGGACGCCCGGGGCGCATCTCGACCTGGTGCTGCCCTCCGGGCTGGTGCGGCAGTACTCGCTGTGCGGGGACCCCGGGGACACCTCGTCGTACACCGTCGCCACCCGGCTGGTCGAGGACGGCCGGGGCGGCTCCCGGGAGGTCCACGAGCAGCTGGCCGAGGGCATGGAGCTGGAGGTGCGCGGGCCGCGCAACCGCTTCCCGCTGGCCGAGGCGGAGTCGTACGTCTTCGTCGCGGGCGGCATCGGCATCACCCCGGTGCTGCCGATGCTGCGCGCGCTGCCGGAGCACGCCGGGTGGCGGCTGCTGTACTGCGGGCGGACCCGGGCCTCGATGCCCTTCCTGGAGGAGCTGGGCGAGCTGGCCGGGGACCGGCTGACGGTCGTCGCCGAGGACGAGGAGGGGCGGCCGGACCTGGACGCCCTGTTCGAGGGCGTGGCGGCGGGCACGGCGGTGTACTGCTGCGGCCCCGAGGGGCTGATGGACGCGGTCGCCGAGCGGGTGCCCGAGGGTGCCGCGCTGCATCTGGAGCGGTTCGCGCCGCGTGCTCCGGCGGACGGCGACGCCGCGTTCGAGGTCGAACTGCGGCGCACCGGGCGGACGGTGGCCGTGCCCGTCGGCACCACCGTGCTGGACGCCGTGCGCCGGGAACTGCCGGACCTCGCCTACTCCTGCGAGCAGGGCTTCTGCGGGACCTGTCAGCAGCGGGTGCTGGAGGGCGAGGTGGAGCACCGGGACGAGCTGCTCTCGGATGCGGAGCGTGCCGACTCGATGCTGATCTGTGTCTCCAGGGCCCGGGGGGAGCGTCTTGTCCTGGACCTGTGA
- a CDS encoding TetR/AcrR family transcriptional regulator, translated as MSTGVRRRMGVEERRQQLIGVALDLFSRRSPDEVSIDEIAAAAGISRPLVYHYFPGKMSLYEAALQRASEELKARFTEPHEGPLGTRLLHVMGRFFEHVDEHGPGFSALMRGGPAVGSTTTNALIDSVRQAAYDQMLAHLGIADAPPRLELVIRSWISLAESTALIWLDGRRIPRAELEVQLVHDFAALVAVSAVQDEGMADVLRAMLKDEPADGPFAELVGRLSTLASPPL; from the coding sequence ATGAGTACCGGGGTTCGCCGCAGGATGGGCGTCGAGGAGCGGCGGCAGCAGCTGATCGGTGTCGCCCTCGACCTGTTCAGCCGCCGCTCGCCCGACGAGGTCTCCATCGACGAGATAGCGGCGGCCGCGGGCATCTCGCGGCCGCTGGTGTACCACTACTTCCCCGGCAAGATGAGCCTGTACGAGGCCGCGCTGCAGCGTGCCTCGGAGGAGCTGAAGGCCCGCTTCACCGAGCCCCACGAGGGTCCGCTCGGGACGCGGCTGCTGCATGTGATGGGCCGCTTCTTCGAGCACGTGGACGAGCACGGCCCCGGCTTCTCGGCCCTGATGCGCGGCGGCCCCGCGGTGGGCTCGACGACCACCAACGCGCTGATCGACTCCGTGCGGCAGGCGGCGTACGACCAGATGCTCGCCCATCTCGGGATCGCCGACGCGCCGCCGCGGCTGGAGCTGGTCATCCGCTCCTGGATCTCGCTGGCCGAGTCCACCGCGCTGATCTGGCTGGACGGCCGGCGCATTCCGCGTGCGGAGCTGGAGGTCCAGTTGGTGCACGACTTCGCCGCGCTGGTCGCCGTCAGCGCCGTCCAGGACGAGGGCATGGCGGACGTGCTGCGCGCCATGCTCAAGGACGAGCCGGCCGACGGCCCCTTCGCGGAGCTCGTCGGCCGGCTGTCCACCCTGGCTTCCCCGCCTCTCTAG